A window from Candidatus Methylomirabilota bacterium encodes these proteins:
- a CDS encoding HlyD family secretion protein, translating into MRARVILIIGVTVGVAALAYGSWAWYQSAHYVWTDDAYVEGTISPISAKVGGPVAEMRVRDNQAVKQGELLVRVDPRDYEAKVAQTRAAVATAEAALRAARSDVPLTRESTTAQIAQARASLQAAIVAVRGAESAVDQARAGLEAKRAAVAAMRADLAGAESAQREAVRELERQRALFKDGLVARRDFDRAEAASETGSSTVEAIQRRLVATERDVEQTEAELGSRLHAVDQAKQRVAEARAALAHAESQTHQVAMKDAEVSRAEARLKETQADLAFAELQLQYTEIRAPLDGLVSKRSVEMGQIVQMGQPLLAIVPLHDVWVLANFKESQLARIRAGQPVEVRVDGFPGMRFHGIVDSVAAGTGARFSLLPPENATGNWVKVVQRVPVKIVLDPKDYGNPHTLRAGMSAVVSIRVK; encoded by the coding sequence GTGAGGGCGCGCGTCATCCTGATCATCGGCGTCACGGTCGGCGTGGCCGCGCTCGCGTACGGCAGCTGGGCCTGGTACCAGTCGGCCCACTACGTCTGGACCGACGACGCCTACGTCGAGGGCACGATCTCGCCCATCAGCGCGAAGGTCGGAGGCCCGGTCGCCGAGATGCGCGTGCGGGACAACCAGGCCGTGAAGCAGGGCGAGCTGCTGGTCCGCGTGGACCCGCGCGATTACGAGGCGAAGGTGGCCCAGACGCGCGCCGCCGTCGCGACGGCCGAGGCGGCCCTGCGCGCCGCGCGCTCCGACGTGCCGCTCACGCGCGAGTCGACGACCGCGCAGATCGCCCAGGCGCGCGCGAGCCTCCAGGCGGCGATCGTCGCCGTGCGCGGGGCCGAGTCGGCGGTCGACCAGGCGCGCGCGGGGCTCGAGGCCAAGCGCGCCGCGGTGGCCGCCATGCGCGCCGACCTCGCGGGCGCAGAGAGCGCCCAGCGCGAGGCCGTCCGGGAGCTCGAGCGGCAGCGCGCACTGTTCAAGGACGGCCTCGTCGCGCGCCGCGACTTCGACCGCGCCGAGGCGGCCTCCGAGACCGGCTCCTCGACCGTCGAGGCGATCCAGCGCCGGCTCGTCGCGACCGAGCGCGACGTGGAGCAGACCGAGGCCGAGCTCGGCTCGCGTCTCCACGCTGTGGACCAGGCCAAGCAGCGCGTGGCCGAGGCGCGGGCCGCCCTCGCCCACGCGGAGAGCCAGACCCACCAGGTCGCGATGAAGGACGCCGAGGTGAGCCGCGCGGAGGCCCGGCTGAAGGAGACGCAGGCCGACCTCGCGTTCGCCGAGCTCCAGCTCCAGTACACCGAGATCCGCGCGCCGCTCGACGGCCTCGTCTCCAAGCGGTCGGTGGAGATGGGGCAGATCGTCCAGATGGGCCAGCCGCTGCTCGCGATCGTCCCGCTCCACGACGTCTGGGTGCTCGCGAACTTCAAGGAGAGCCAGCTCGCGCGCATCCGGGCCGGCCAGCCGGTCGAGGTCCGCGTGGACGGCTTCCCCGGCATGCGGTTCCACGGCATCGTCGACTCGGTCGCCGCCGGCACCGGCGCCCGCTTCTCGCTCCTGCCGCCCGAGAACGCCACCGGCAACTGGGTGAAGGTGGTCCAGCGCGTGCCGGTGAAGATCGTGCTCGATCCGAAGGACTACGGAAACCCGCACACCCTCCGCGCGGGCATGTCGGCGGTCGTCTCGATCCGCGTGAAGTAG
- a CDS encoding CBS domain-containing protein, whose product MKKLRDIMRHGFLFTVKRSATVADAARSMAANNVGIVAVLDGDRLCGVFSERDVVQKVVDRGLDPARTPVADVMTSRLVVADADEDYQSAMQKMDQANIRHLPVVSGERLLSMLSIRDLMRVAIEDHGAEIEYLKEYLYQVPGGPKTA is encoded by the coding sequence ATGAAGAAGCTACGGGACATCATGCGCCACGGATTCCTCTTCACGGTGAAGCGCAGCGCCACGGTCGCCGACGCGGCCCGGTCCATGGCGGCCAACAACGTCGGCATCGTCGCGGTCCTCGACGGCGACCGGCTCTGCGGGGTCTTCTCCGAGCGCGACGTCGTGCAGAAGGTCGTGGACCGCGGGCTCGACCCCGCGCGCACGCCGGTGGCCGACGTCATGACCTCGCGGCTCGTCGTCGCCGACGCCGACGAGGACTACCAGTCCGCGATGCAGAAGATGGACCAGGCGAACATCCGCCACCTGCCGGTCGTCAGCGGCGAGCGCCTCCTCTCCATGCTCTCGATCCGCGACCTCATGCGGGTTGCGATCGAGGACCACGGTGCGGAGATCGAGTACCTGAAGGAGTACCTCTACCAGGTGCCGGGCGGGCCGAAGACGGCGTAG
- a CDS encoding arsinothricin resistance N-acetyltransferase ArsN1 family A, giving the protein MTESRVRLATPADAEAICRMYNQGIEDRVATLETELRTPEERRRWLAGRSPRHPVIVAETAGDLVGWGSLNVFSPREAYRFVADFSIYVERAWRGKGVGRVLLERLIALGREHGFHKLVLSAFPFNEGGMALYTKLGFRTVGVYKEQGRLDGEWVDTIIMEKLLDPR; this is encoded by the coding sequence GTGACCGAGTCCCGCGTCCGGCTCGCGACGCCGGCGGATGCCGAGGCGATCTGTCGCATGTACAACCAGGGGATCGAGGACCGCGTCGCCACGCTCGAGACCGAGCTCCGGACGCCCGAGGAGCGCCGGCGGTGGCTCGCCGGCCGGAGCCCCCGCCATCCGGTGATCGTCGCGGAGACCGCCGGGGACCTCGTGGGCTGGGGAAGCCTCAACGTCTTCAGCCCGCGCGAGGCCTACCGCTTCGTTGCCGACTTCTCGATCTACGTCGAGCGCGCCTGGCGCGGCAAGGGCGTCGGGCGGGTGCTGCTCGAGCGGCTCATCGCTCTCGGCCGCGAGCACGGCTTCCACAAGCTGGTCCTCTCCGCGTTCCCCTTCAACGAGGGCGGCATGGCGCTCTACACGAAGCTCGGCTTCCGGACCGTCGGCGTCTACAAGGAGCAGGGCCGGCTCGACGGCGAGTGGGTCGACACCATCATCATGGAGAAGCTGCTCGACCCGCGGTAG
- a CDS encoding NAD(P)-dependent oxidoreductase, which translates to MTTLVTGAFGCIGAWVVRGLLAGGERPVVFDLADDPWRLRMLVADDVARRVTAVRGDVTDRDALGRVVREHGIRRIVHLAAWQVPLCRQDPVRGASVNVVGTANVFEAARAGRVERVVYASSAAVFGAPGLYPPGPVRDDAPRLPATHYGVYKVANEDTARISWEEHGIPSMGFRPLSVYGPGRDFGVTADPTLAMKAAVLGKKFQIRWGGSTDLIYVADVARALLAAADSRLEGARVYNLHGASAAIRNVVKLIGRAWPSADGLISHVEQPMPFPAALDDTRYQKDLGPAPATTLDAGVRKTLDEFARLQREGRLDARELA; encoded by the coding sequence ATGACCACGCTGGTGACCGGCGCGTTCGGCTGCATCGGCGCGTGGGTCGTGCGCGGCCTGCTCGCGGGCGGCGAGCGCCCCGTCGTCTTCGACCTCGCCGACGATCCCTGGCGCCTGCGGATGCTCGTGGCCGACGACGTCGCGCGCCGGGTGACGGCCGTGCGCGGCGACGTCACCGACCGCGACGCGCTCGGCCGCGTGGTGCGGGAGCACGGGATCCGCCGCATCGTCCACCTCGCCGCATGGCAGGTGCCGCTCTGCCGTCAGGACCCGGTGCGGGGTGCCTCGGTCAACGTCGTCGGCACGGCCAACGTCTTCGAGGCCGCGCGCGCGGGCCGCGTCGAGCGCGTGGTCTACGCGTCGTCGGCCGCCGTGTTCGGCGCGCCCGGCCTCTATCCGCCCGGCCCCGTGCGCGACGACGCGCCGCGGCTCCCGGCGACGCACTACGGCGTCTACAAGGTCGCCAACGAGGACACGGCGCGCATCTCCTGGGAGGAGCACGGGATCCCGTCCATGGGCTTCCGTCCCCTCTCCGTCTACGGGCCCGGGCGCGACTTCGGCGTCACGGCCGATCCGACCCTCGCGATGAAGGCGGCCGTGCTCGGCAAGAAGTTCCAGATCCGCTGGGGCGGCTCGACCGATCTGATCTACGTGGCGGACGTCGCCCGCGCGCTCCTGGCCGCGGCGGACTCGCGGCTCGAGGGCGCGCGGGTCTACAACCTCCACGGCGCGTCGGCGGCCATTCGGAACGTCGTGAAGCTGATCGGCCGCGCGTGGCCCAGCGCGGACGGCCTCATCAGCCACGTCGAGCAGCCGATGCCCTTCCCCGCGGCGCTCGACGACACGCGCTACCAGAAGGACCTCGGCCCCGCGCCCGCGACCACGCTCGACGCCGGCGTGCGCAAGACGCTCGACGAGTTCGCGCGCCTGCAGCGGGAGGGGCGCCTCGACGCGCGGGAGCTCGCGTGA
- a CDS encoding methyltransferase domain-containing protein, which yields MPLVFRSERFFREAWPQISHAFESPTDAASEVQWIAGLAALEPPARVLDAPCGFGRHSIELARLGFAVTGVDFSETELDRARKAAREAGVELTLACEDMRDMEFSGAFDLAVNLFSSIGFFSDDEDRLLLDRFWRALKPGGCFVLDTRNRDQLVRSLPPEERKRVNGWTLRIENAFDPATSRWRARWFRLKRATAKSKETAQELIGESEIRLYSAHELSAMLRPERWSRVELYGGLDGTPFSLDAPRLVLAAWK from the coding sequence ATGCCCCTCGTGTTCCGGAGCGAGCGGTTCTTCCGCGAGGCGTGGCCGCAGATCTCCCACGCCTTCGAGTCGCCGACCGACGCGGCGAGCGAGGTCCAGTGGATCGCCGGCCTCGCCGCGCTCGAGCCGCCCGCCCGCGTCCTCGACGCCCCGTGCGGCTTCGGCCGCCACTCGATCGAGCTCGCGCGCCTCGGCTTCGCGGTCACGGGCGTGGACTTCAGCGAGACCGAGCTCGACCGCGCGCGCAAGGCGGCGCGCGAGGCGGGCGTCGAGCTGACGCTCGCGTGCGAGGACATGCGCGACATGGAGTTCTCGGGCGCGTTCGACCTCGCCGTGAACCTGTTCAGCTCGATCGGCTTCTTCTCCGACGACGAGGACCGGCTGCTGCTCGACCGCTTCTGGCGCGCGCTCAAGCCGGGCGGCTGCTTCGTCCTCGACACGCGCAACCGCGACCAGCTCGTGCGCTCGCTCCCGCCCGAGGAGCGCAAGCGCGTGAACGGCTGGACGCTCCGCATCGAGAACGCGTTCGACCCGGCGACGAGCCGCTGGCGCGCCCGGTGGTTCCGGCTCAAGCGCGCCACGGCCAAGAGCAAGGAGACCGCGCAGGAGCTGATCGGCGAGAGCGAGATCCGCCTCTACTCGGCCCACGAGCTCTCGGCGATGCTGCGCCCCGAGCGCTGGAGCCGGGTCGAGCTCTACGGCGGGCTCGACGGCACGCCGTTCTCGCTGGACGCCCCGCGGCTCGTCCTGGCCGCCTGGAAATAG
- a CDS encoding hydroxyacid dehydrogenase: protein MAADSRPLVVLAGPIHPDGKALLEKEARVVVCEDETEAGLARAAADAQGILFRIRPSCTASLMGACKQLKVIGRHGVGLDTVDIPAATRLGVAVVHAPGSNSQAVAEHALMLMLVCVKRTLLIDKMTRGGDWGAKRRAAGNAPNTELAGKTLGIVGVGNVGRRVAKFAGAIGMRVLGYDKYVPDDEVRRRGAEPVKSLEALLPQVDVLTCHTPLTPETRHMINEKTLALMKPGAIYVNTSRGPVQEERALFEALTRGRLAAAGLDVWEEEPTPRDNPLLNLENVVCSSHVAGVTREATRQAAMQVCGEMLRVLRGARPDVLVNPDVWPRLGQR, encoded by the coding sequence ATGGCCGCCGACTCCCGCCCGCTGGTCGTGCTGGCAGGCCCCATCCATCCCGACGGCAAGGCGCTCCTCGAGAAGGAGGCGCGCGTCGTCGTCTGCGAGGACGAGACCGAGGCCGGCCTCGCGCGGGCCGCCGCCGACGCCCAGGGGATCCTGTTCCGGATCCGGCCAAGCTGCACCGCGAGCCTCATGGGCGCCTGCAAGCAGCTCAAGGTGATCGGCCGGCACGGCGTCGGCCTGGACACGGTGGACATCCCCGCCGCGACGCGGCTCGGCGTCGCGGTGGTCCACGCGCCGGGCTCGAACTCCCAGGCCGTGGCCGAGCACGCGCTGATGCTGATGCTCGTCTGCGTCAAGCGCACGCTTCTGATCGACAAGATGACGCGCGGGGGAGACTGGGGCGCCAAGCGCAGGGCGGCCGGCAACGCGCCCAACACGGAGCTCGCCGGCAAGACGCTGGGGATCGTGGGCGTCGGCAACGTCGGCCGCCGCGTGGCGAAGTTCGCGGGGGCGATCGGCATGCGCGTCCTCGGCTACGACAAGTACGTCCCCGACGACGAGGTCCGGCGCCGGGGCGCCGAGCCCGTGAAGAGCCTCGAGGCGCTGCTGCCGCAGGTGGACGTCCTCACGTGCCACACGCCGCTCACGCCCGAGACGCGGCACATGATCAACGAGAAGACCCTCGCGCTCATGAAGCCGGGCGCGATCTACGTCAACACCTCGCGCGGCCCGGTGCAGGAGGAGCGCGCCCTCTTCGAGGCGCTCACGCGCGGCCGGCTCGCGGCCGCGGGCCTCGACGTCTGGGAGGAGGAGCCGACGCCACGGGACAACCCGCTGCTCAACCTCGAGAACGTCGTCTGCTCGTCGCACGTCGCCGGCGTCACGCGCGAGGCGACGCGCCAGGCGGCGATGCAGGTCTGCGGCGAGATGCTGCGCGTGCTGCGCGGCGCGCGGCCTGACGTGCTGGTCAACCCCGACGTGTGGCCGCGCCTCGGCCAGCGGTAG